One Tolypothrix bouteillei VB521301 DNA window includes the following coding sequences:
- a CDS encoding lecithin retinol acyltransferase family protein produces MGRGDHIYVSFFFDGFPVTHHGIDCGDGYIIHYDMQRVAIIPKNRFGKGRKIHIKEYGSCNANDMVVQRAKSKLCEKAYNVFFNNCEHFAYYCKTGQHKSEQVKKFGAISGGVVAGSIVGLGTQLATQQATKVAMQAVNPISQTIINTAIQQTPTVAGSTAGSIAGLGSFVSSVTTDLVVRKVLEDDENLPKRERDARKNARRAGRFASTTAGVAGTLAAAVVGGSSAVALGVAAPAILGIGICFLTYFIVKSHPNRTDAISPENLTFSN; encoded by the coding sequence ATGGGTCGAGGAGATCATATATACGTTAGTTTTTTCTTTGATGGCTTTCCTGTCACTCATCATGGAATTGACTGCGGCGATGGTTACATCATTCATTACGATATGCAAAGAGTAGCTATCATTCCTAAAAATAGATTTGGAAAGGGCAGAAAAATTCATATAAAAGAGTACGGAAGTTGTAACGCCAATGACATGGTCGTGCAACGAGCAAAGAGTAAGTTATGTGAGAAGGCATACAACGTTTTTTTTAATAACTGCGAGCATTTTGCTTATTACTGTAAAACAGGTCAGCATAAAAGCGAGCAAGTGAAAAAGTTTGGTGCAATTAGTGGTGGTGTTGTAGCTGGAAGTATAGTTGGTTTGGGAACACAACTTGCCACTCAACAAGCAACTAAAGTTGCCATGCAAGCTGTTAATCCAATATCACAAACAATTATCAATACTGCTATTCAACAAACACCTACCGTAGCAGGTAGCACTGCAGGGAGTATTGCTGGCTTGGGAAGTTTTGTGAGTAGTGTCACAACCGATCTAGTCGTTAGAAAAGTACTGGAAGACGATGAAAATTTACCCAAACGCGAACGTGATGCCAGAAAAAATGCCAGACGTGCAGGAAGATTTGCATCAACGACAGCAGGGGTTGCAGGGACTCTTGCTGCTGCAGTAGTCGGTGGTAGTAGTGCTGTTGCTCTTGGCGTTGCTGCTCCAGCTATCCTAGGAATAGGAATCTGTTTCTTGACTTATTTCATAGTAAAAAGTCATCCCAATCGAACTGATGCTATTTCTCCAGAAAATCTTACTTTCTCTAATTGA